A region of Nostoc sp. 'Peltigera membranacea cyanobiont' N6 DNA encodes the following proteins:
- the coaBC gene encoding bifunctional phosphopantothenoylcysteine decarboxylase/phosphopantothenate--cysteine ligase CoaBC: protein MTNPTLNRVLIGVGGGIAAYKICELVSTLFKTGVEVRVILTRSAQEFITPLTIATLSRHPAYTDDDFWQSTHSRPLHIELGEWADVMVIAPLTANTLAKLAYGMADNLLTNTVLASTCPMLLAPAMNTDMWEQLSVQRNWQQLLVDRRYHGMNTASGLLACDRIGAGRLAEPPEILAHIQSLLNTQGKRDLAGKRVLISAGGTREYLDPVRFIGNPSTGKMGLALAQAALHRGANVTLVHGPANWDVPLGVQAISVVSAEQMQHVMVECLPNADVIVMSAAVADVKPKYYSTEKLPKRSLPQALPLEPVPDIVAQLAKLKQPHQILIGFAAQTGDIVKPALEKLQSKKLDAIVANPIDQPDSGFGSDRNQAIFLDSKGNQIAIAPCSKLEMAHHLFDFVLL, encoded by the coding sequence ATGACTAATCCAACATTAAACAGGGTTCTAATAGGTGTAGGCGGCGGTATCGCCGCCTACAAAATTTGTGAGCTAGTTTCGACGCTGTTTAAAACTGGGGTGGAAGTGCGAGTCATCCTCACCCGTTCGGCGCAAGAATTTATTACACCTCTGACAATAGCCACCCTCTCTCGTCATCCCGCCTACACAGATGATGATTTTTGGCAATCAACTCACTCTCGTCCTTTGCATATTGAGTTGGGTGAATGGGCAGATGTTATGGTAATTGCCCCTTTGACGGCTAATACATTAGCCAAGTTAGCATACGGCATGGCTGATAATTTACTTACAAATACCGTGCTGGCTTCTACTTGTCCCATGCTGTTAGCACCCGCAATGAATACGGATATGTGGGAACAGCTATCGGTGCAACGAAATTGGCAACAGCTATTAGTCGATCGCCGATATCATGGAATGAATACAGCATCGGGTTTATTAGCGTGCGATCGCATTGGTGCTGGTAGATTAGCAGAACCTCCAGAAATTTTGGCTCACATCCAATCGTTGTTAAACACTCAAGGTAAACGAGATTTAGCAGGTAAACGAGTGTTAATTAGTGCTGGGGGAACGCGAGAGTATCTTGACCCAGTTAGATTTATTGGCAATCCTTCCACAGGTAAAATGGGATTAGCTTTAGCACAAGCAGCACTTCACCGAGGTGCAAACGTCACTTTGGTGCATGGCCCAGCTAATTGGGATGTACCATTAGGAGTACAAGCGATTTCCGTAGTCAGTGCCGAGCAAATGCAGCACGTCATGGTGGAATGTTTACCCAACGCTGATGTAATCGTCATGTCAGCAGCCGTGGCAGATGTGAAGCCAAAATATTATAGTACAGAAAAATTGCCCAAGCGATCGCTCCCCCAAGCCTTACCCTTGGAACCAGTACCGGATATAGTCGCCCAATTAGCAAAACTCAAACAGCCGCATCAGATATTAATTGGTTTTGCAGCACAGACTGGTGATATTGTCAAACCTGCATTAGAAAAATTACAGAGTAAAAAACTAGATGCTATTGTTGCCAATCCCATCGATCAGCCTGATAGTGGTTTTGGGAGCGATCGCAATCAAGCGATATTTTTAGATAGCAAGGGAAATCAGATAGCGATCGCACCTTGTTCTAAATTGGAAATGGCGCATCATTTATTTGATTTTGTCCTATTGTGA
- a CDS encoding spore photoproduct lyase family protein, with translation MPERVLFTPAALDEDWGQQILKRVQSLNLPIEELSQNRLKGLRGESERDTYNIAKRTLAVVTAPPSSFKLSPIPPSADWQFHLAEGCPAHCQYCYLAGSLSGPPVIRVFANLPQILENSANYEQQGKTTSFEVSCYTDPLGIEHLTGSLAECIRYFGSRPNAHLRWVSKFDAVDGLLDLPHNGHTRCRMSVNTAPISGKFEGGTASVASRLNALRRLALPLERGGGGYPVGLVIAPIMPINDWRMHYSRLFDQINEALDFDCNFTFELISHRFTPGSKEVLQTWYPQSKLEMDEAKRSVKRNKFGGTKYVYDKDTMKALRSFFESEISRRFPNAEILYWT, from the coding sequence ATACCTGAACGGGTACTGTTTACACCTGCTGCCCTAGATGAGGATTGGGGGCAGCAGATTCTTAAACGTGTGCAGTCACTCAACTTACCAATAGAAGAACTATCACAGAACCGCCTGAAGGGACTGCGTGGTGAGTCTGAGCGGGATACTTACAACATCGCCAAGCGTACTTTAGCTGTGGTTACTGCACCACCCAGTTCTTTTAAACTGAGTCCCATCCCACCTTCTGCGGATTGGCAGTTTCATCTTGCCGAAGGTTGTCCCGCTCACTGTCAATATTGTTACCTAGCTGGTAGCTTATCGGGGCCGCCTGTCATCCGCGTTTTTGCCAACTTACCGCAGATATTAGAGAATTCAGCTAACTACGAGCAACAAGGGAAAACCACAAGTTTTGAAGTTAGCTGTTATACAGATCCATTGGGTATTGAGCATTTAACTGGAAGTCTTGCTGAATGTATCCGTTACTTTGGCAGTCGTCCCAATGCACATCTACGTTGGGTATCGAAGTTTGATGCTGTGGATGGATTACTCGATTTACCACACAATGGGCATACTCGCTGCCGAATGAGTGTTAATACAGCACCCATTTCTGGTAAGTTTGAAGGTGGCACAGCATCGGTAGCATCCAGACTTAATGCATTGCGACGTTTGGCACTACCATTAGAGCGTGGCGGTGGCGGTTATCCAGTAGGTTTGGTGATTGCGCCAATTATGCCGATAAACGATTGGCGGATGCACTATAGTCGTTTGTTTGACCAGATAAACGAGGCACTGGATTTTGATTGTAACTTTACTTTTGAGTTAATCTCGCATCGGTTCACACCTGGGTCAAAAGAAGTGTTACAAACTTGGTATCCGCAATCAAAATTAGAGATGGATGAGGCAAAACGCAGTGTCAAGCGTAATAAGTTTGGTGGGACAAAGTACGTTTATGATAAGGACACAATGAAGGCGTTGCGTAGCTTTTTTGAGAGTGAGATTAGTAGGCGCTTTCCAAATGCTGAAATTCTTTATTGGACTTAG
- a CDS encoding site-2 protease family protein, which yields MFTLSETSILAAILLVALGILGWGFYRARPFGKLGILAWLQSVVLMTPWLLFFGLFAAGIYINIAGILFLVVTSAGLYVYLGRQLRAAGQDAILKQRATERLAAASSLEANSPQLAVAELKAEIPPIPEEDLNAIKGIFGIDTFFATETIAYQDGAIFKGNLRGEPEETHNRLTASLQQRLGDRYRLFLVENTDGRPVVIVLPSRNDPKPMLRSQKAFAGILLIATIATNLEAAGLLLNFDFFGNPGRFQEALPIGAGIFAILVAHEIGHWLLAQRHQIRLSWPFFLPAVQIGSFGAITRFESLLPNRKVLFDIALAGPAAGGIVSLLMLVTGLLLSHPGSLFQLPNQFFQGSILVGSLARVVLGSALQSPLVSVHPLVVIGWLGLVITALNLMPAGQLDGGRIVQAIYGRKTAGRATIATLILLALVSLGNMIAMYWAIVIFFLQRDQERPSLNEITEPDDARAALGLLALFLMITTLLPLTPGLAGRLGIG from the coding sequence ATGTTTACTTTATCAGAAACTTCTATCCTGGCGGCAATCCTACTGGTAGCTTTAGGCATTTTGGGCTGGGGCTTTTATCGTGCTAGACCTTTTGGTAAGCTGGGAATCTTAGCCTGGTTACAGTCGGTGGTGTTGATGACTCCCTGGCTCCTGTTTTTTGGATTGTTTGCCGCAGGGATTTACATCAATATAGCGGGTATATTGTTCTTAGTGGTGACATCCGCCGGATTGTACGTCTACTTGGGCAGACAGTTACGCGCAGCTGGGCAAGATGCCATCCTCAAGCAACGTGCAACCGAAAGACTCGCTGCTGCTTCTTCACTGGAAGCAAATTCCCCACAGTTAGCAGTCGCAGAACTGAAAGCGGAAATTCCACCAATACCGGAAGAGGACTTGAATGCAATTAAAGGCATTTTTGGTATCGATACGTTTTTTGCCACAGAAACCATTGCTTACCAAGATGGAGCCATTTTCAAAGGCAATTTGCGGGGAGAACCAGAAGAAACTCACAACCGTCTAACTGCAAGTTTACAGCAACGTCTAGGCGATCGCTATCGTCTGTTTTTAGTAGAAAATACAGACGGTAGACCTGTGGTGATTGTCCTGCCGAGTCGCAACGATCCCAAGCCGATGTTGCGATCGCAAAAAGCTTTTGCAGGTATTCTGTTGATAGCAACTATTGCTACTAATTTAGAAGCTGCGGGATTACTGCTGAATTTTGATTTTTTTGGTAATCCAGGGCGGTTTCAAGAAGCTTTGCCCATAGGCGCTGGGATATTTGCGATTTTAGTAGCTCACGAAATTGGTCATTGGTTACTTGCCCAGCGTCACCAAATTCGCCTTAGCTGGCCCTTCTTTCTACCCGCAGTGCAAATTGGCTCCTTTGGTGCAATTACCCGCTTTGAATCTTTGTTGCCCAATCGTAAGGTATTATTTGATATCGCCTTAGCCGGGCCAGCCGCAGGTGGTATTGTCTCTTTGTTAATGCTGGTGACGGGCTTGCTGCTTTCCCACCCAGGTAGTTTATTTCAATTGCCCAATCAGTTTTTCCAAGGGTCGATTTTGGTGGGAAGTTTGGCGCGAGTTGTCCTTGGTTCGGCGTTGCAGTCACCCCTAGTAAGCGTTCATCCCCTAGTGGTGATTGGTTGGCTGGGGTTAGTAATTACCGCTTTGAACTTGATGCCCGCAGGACAACTAGATGGAGGGCGAATTGTTCAAGCAATTTATGGACGCAAAACCGCAGGACGAGCAACGATCGCAACTTTAATTTTACTGGCGCTAGTGTCTCTCGGTAATATGATTGCTATGTACTGGGCGATCGTGATTTTCTTTTTGCAACGGGATCAAGAACGTCCCAGCTTGAATGAAATTACTGAACCCGATGATGCTAGAGCCGCTTTGGGGCTTTTAGCTCTATTCTTGATGATTACCACACTTCTACCCCTAACTCCCGGCTTGGCTGGGCGTTTGGGAATAGGATAG